In Leptospira congkakensis, one DNA window encodes the following:
- a CDS encoding class I SAM-dependent DNA methyltransferase translates to MEQNRFNQIARQYDTEERKDLAKIILSAVEKELQNQKGKTLLDYGCGTGLIGLELFYLVDQVLFIDSSESMLEILKEKIVRTKIDQTKTKVFYSDFTKIESNVKADIILASLVLLHVPDTITLLKQFNSILNADGKLIIVDFDKNENINHPNVHNGFAHLHLKSLLTEVGFKNIEIKTFHHGKNIFMNQDASLLISTSSK, encoded by the coding sequence ATGGAACAAAATCGATTCAATCAGATTGCGAGACAATACGATACAGAGGAAAGGAAAGATTTAGCAAAAATCATTTTATCTGCTGTCGAAAAAGAATTACAAAATCAAAAAGGAAAAACTTTATTAGATTATGGATGTGGGACCGGACTCATTGGATTAGAATTATTCTATTTGGTGGATCAAGTTTTATTCATTGATTCTTCCGAATCCATGTTAGAAATCTTAAAAGAAAAAATTGTCCGAACTAAGATAGACCAAACCAAAACCAAAGTATTTTATTCTGATTTTACAAAAATTGAATCCAATGTAAAAGCCGATATCATTTTAGCTTCTTTGGTTTTACTCCATGTCCCTGATACAATCACATTACTAAAACAGTTTAATTCCATATTAAATGCAGATGGTAAATTGATCATTGTTGATTTTGATAAAAATGAAAACATCAATCATCCCAATGTACATAACGGATTTGCACATTTACATTTAAAATCATTACTTACCGAGGTTGGATTTAAAAATATAGAAATAAAAACATTCCATCATGGGAAAAATATTTTTATGAACCAAGATGCCTCTTTGTTGATTTCAACAAGTTCCAAATAA
- the lsa14 gene encoding adhesin Lsa14, which yields MKKSIFFAISLTIILFTQNCTGGSIHSLYIASANTNPTRDYATPASYYRGGLIFHKSNVPGPIGIGAEASTEGRGCNHSILYLFSFGDSSIETAKKSANITKVAFIDYEQLGVFAGFVYHRVCTIVKGS from the coding sequence GTGAAAAAGAGCATTTTTTTTGCAATCTCACTCACGATCATACTATTCACACAAAACTGTACAGGTGGTTCCATTCACTCATTGTACATCGCAAGTGCCAATACAAACCCAACTAGGGACTATGCAACCCCAGCTTCTTATTACCGAGGCGGTTTGATATTCCACAAATCAAACGTTCCTGGCCCAATTGGAATTGGTGCAGAAGCTTCTACAGAAGGCCGTGGTTGCAACCACTCAATTCTGTATTTATTTTCTTTCGGGGATTCTTCTATTGAAACAGCAAAAAAATCTGCAAATATTACAAAAGTTGCTTTTATAGATTACGAACAACTTGGCGTTTTCGCTGGTTTTGTTTACCATAGAGTATGCACAATTGTTAAAGGATCTTAA
- the omp85 gene encoding Omp85 family outer membrane protein has translation MNRYSQIVLFSFVVCLFLANSIPLSAQEYVPSAGCEKDPPPKNLPFPMDPTKQLCKKDIEDKKDSWYLTGLPLINSDPNEGIGYGARAYVYDNGKKTDPLFHYTPYRMRVFGQYFNTNKNAQYHQVSLDMPFIADTQWRLRADLFLTITPTTLYFGIGEDSMKPLSYLDRNQQDGRHILNASYMDQENNLTFYRPGTSADPVSLGGKTYSGFPQAPGFVVTDKMYNRYTIETPMATASTERSFVGGTVRLVAGLKFSNNIVRTYDGRLARGVDPLLGGEHTADVPNGKTRLTEDHEAKKIIGYNGGYVNSLRLGLVYDTRDFEPDPNSGIFAEATYEKHTKAIGSEYDYQKYFAQTKLFWSPFPKVFDKLVIANRFGLGVTEGESPFYEYRNMWGTEGLVGGLGGLRTLRGFKQDRFVGRAMGWGNTEVRWKFAEARFGDEFFAFNLVPFFDYGRVWDDEHKLGWKGYAYSRGIGLRIAWNQATIIMIDYAKSREDEQLFVNFSHVF, from the coding sequence ATGAACCGATACTCACAGATTGTTCTTTTTTCCTTTGTTGTTTGTTTATTTTTGGCAAACTCAATTCCTCTCTCGGCGCAGGAATACGTTCCCAGTGCTGGTTGCGAAAAAGATCCTCCTCCGAAAAACCTTCCCTTTCCCATGGATCCGACCAAACAACTTTGTAAAAAGGATATAGAGGACAAAAAAGATAGTTGGTATCTAACAGGTTTGCCGCTCATCAATTCGGACCCAAACGAAGGGATTGGGTATGGAGCGCGAGCTTATGTTTATGATAATGGAAAAAAAACAGATCCACTGTTTCATTACACACCGTATCGGATGCGAGTGTTTGGTCAGTATTTCAATACAAACAAAAATGCTCAATACCACCAAGTAAGTTTGGATATGCCCTTCATTGCGGATACACAATGGAGACTAAGAGCGGATCTATTTCTTACCATCACACCCACAACTCTCTATTTTGGAATTGGGGAAGATAGTATGAAGCCACTGTCTTATTTGGATCGCAACCAACAAGATGGAAGGCATATCTTAAACGCAAGTTATATGGATCAGGAAAACAACCTTACGTTTTATAGGCCAGGAACTAGTGCTGATCCAGTTAGTCTCGGTGGAAAAACCTATTCTGGATTTCCACAAGCTCCAGGTTTTGTTGTCACAGATAAAATGTATAATCGTTATACGATAGAAACGCCAATGGCGACTGCGAGTACGGAACGGTCCTTTGTTGGTGGAACAGTAAGGCTTGTTGCTGGATTAAAGTTTTCGAATAATATTGTTAGAACTTATGATGGTAGGTTGGCTCGTGGTGTGGATCCACTTCTAGGTGGTGAACATACCGCAGATGTTCCGAATGGAAAAACTCGACTCACCGAGGATCATGAAGCCAAAAAGATCATTGGATATAATGGTGGTTATGTGAACTCCCTTCGTTTAGGTCTTGTTTACGACACTAGAGATTTTGAACCAGATCCAAACTCTGGTATTTTTGCAGAAGCCACCTATGAAAAACACACCAAAGCCATTGGATCCGAATACGACTATCAAAAGTATTTTGCACAAACCAAACTATTTTGGAGCCCATTTCCTAAGGTATTTGATAAACTTGTCATCGCCAACCGGTTTGGTTTGGGTGTGACCGAAGGGGAATCCCCTTTTTACGAATATAGAAATATGTGGGGAACGGAAGGTCTTGTGGGTGGACTTGGTGGTCTTCGGACTTTACGTGGATTCAAACAAGATCGATTTGTGGGACGAGCCATGGGTTGGGGGAACACAGAAGTTCGTTGGAAATTTGCAGAAGCCCGTTTCGGAGATGAATTTTTTGCCTTTAACTTAGTTCCCTTTTTTGATTATGGTCGTGTTTGGGACGATGAACATAAGTTAGGTTGGAAAGGGTATGCCTATTCTCGAGGGATTGGATTACGAATTGCTTGGAACCAAGCAACAATCATTATGATAGATTATGCAAAGTCTAGAGAAGACGAACAATTGTTTGTAAACTTTAGCCACGTATTCTAA
- a CDS encoding SRPBCC family protein, with translation MDTNQITVQSTISADSKKVWDYYTLPTHIIHWNFAADDWQCPWAKNDLKVGGKYSARMEAKDGSFGFEFEATYDQVIDQKLISYTMEDGRKASVGFETLGNKTQVTVTFDAENQNPVEMQKGGWQAILDNFKKYVESH, from the coding sequence ATGGATACAAATCAAATCACCGTACAATCTACAATCAGTGCCGATAGTAAAAAGGTTTGGGATTATTATACTTTGCCCACACACATCATCCATTGGAATTTTGCCGCTGACGATTGGCAGTGTCCTTGGGCCAAAAACGACCTAAAGGTTGGCGGTAAGTATAGTGCAAGAATGGAAGCCAAAGACGGAAGTTTTGGTTTTGAGTTTGAAGCCACTTACGACCAGGTGATCGATCAAAAATTAATTAGTTATACTATGGAAGATGGTAGAAAGGCAAGCGTTGGGTTTGAAACTTTAGGAAACAAAACACAGGTTACTGTAACGTTTGATGCGGAAAACCAAAATCCTGTGGAAATGCAAAAAGGCGGATGGCAGGCCATCTTAGATAATTTTAAAAAATATGTAGAATCTCATTAA
- a CDS encoding OsmC family protein, with protein sequence MANTLFEAKASWAGGLKLNLESRQHKWVIDEPEFLGGTDLGANPVEHLLGGLAACVGVLVSVFAPAHKVELKDYQVFAEGDLDLDGFQGLSDVRPGFSEIRYRVNIESDSPKSNIDALLAHIHKVCPVKDSLSGVPVLNKQEVAAG encoded by the coding sequence ATGGCGAATACTTTATTTGAAGCAAAGGCATCGTGGGCCGGTGGGCTGAAACTCAACTTAGAATCAAGGCAACACAAATGGGTGATTGATGAACCGGAATTTTTAGGTGGAACCGATTTAGGTGCCAATCCCGTTGAGCATTTATTAGGTGGTCTTGCCGCCTGTGTTGGGGTTTTGGTTTCTGTTTTTGCACCCGCACATAAAGTGGAGTTAAAAGATTACCAAGTGTTTGCAGAAGGTGATTTGGATTTGGATGGATTTCAAGGTTTATCGGATGTTAGGCCTGGTTTTTCAGAAATTCGATACCGAGTGAATATCGAAAGTGATTCACCAAAGTCAAACATCGATGCACTTCTGGCGCATATTCATAAAGTATGTCCGGTAAAAGATAGTCTTTCGGGAGTTCCTGTACTCAACAAACAAGAGGTCGCGGCAGGTTAA
- the creC gene encoding two-component system sensor histidine kinase CreC has product MLSIGFYYLIDKTEESIRPRYMETIEESLNDTAHILSAIVEERLEKHPNEYSTFTSSLHSLFSPVFKNTNNRSFEAKIYSLLKTNTDIQVYITNAKGIVIFDSEGYREGLDYSKFNDVYLTLQGKYGARSSKLIDTEGEGAIFVASPIHYQNQVIGVLTVIKPKTGVIPFIEEAKRKFWRISLLVASAIAILFSLLAYLSFRPILRLSKYVTALRKKEKVIFPKIGIRELNELGKEVDLLVEEIEGKKYIESYVQTLTHEIKSPLSSILASVELLQTHPNESDRLTKNIHEESKRIQKLIEQMLELTSLEGKKSILIEDRVLLFDLVNEVITSFQTELQWKSLQGIIICENKHWEVKGNRNYLFLAIENLIRNSIDFANEKDTITIKIIEESDQNLKLSVLDEGHTIPDYALNRVTEKFYSLPRPNNNRKSSGLGLSIVSQIVDLHGGKLEIQNRVPKGVEVSLFFPKA; this is encoded by the coding sequence ATCTTAAGTATTGGTTTTTATTATTTAATCGATAAAACAGAAGAATCCATTCGGCCTCGTTATATGGAAACTATCGAGGAGTCATTGAATGACACGGCTCATATTTTATCCGCAATTGTGGAAGAAAGATTGGAAAAACATCCCAATGAATATTCCACGTTTACTTCATCCCTGCATTCATTATTCTCTCCTGTTTTTAAAAACACAAACAATCGTTCTTTTGAAGCAAAAATTTATTCTCTTTTAAAAACAAACACTGATATCCAAGTTTATATCACGAATGCAAAAGGAATTGTGATTTTTGATTCTGAAGGTTATCGAGAAGGACTCGACTATTCAAAGTTTAATGATGTGTATTTGACTCTCCAAGGTAAATATGGAGCCAGGTCCAGTAAACTGATTGATACAGAAGGTGAAGGAGCAATTTTTGTTGCCTCTCCCATACATTATCAGAATCAAGTGATTGGTGTCCTTACTGTCATCAAACCCAAAACAGGAGTGATTCCTTTTATTGAAGAAGCAAAACGAAAGTTTTGGCGAATTTCTTTACTCGTTGCATCTGCCATTGCCATTCTATTTAGTTTGTTAGCCTATTTGAGTTTTCGTCCTATTTTACGGCTTTCGAAGTATGTGACTGCGTTGCGAAAAAAAGAAAAAGTAATCTTTCCAAAAATAGGAATTCGAGAACTCAATGAACTGGGTAAAGAAGTTGATTTACTTGTCGAAGAAATTGAAGGCAAAAAATATATAGAGTCTTATGTACAAACATTAACTCATGAAATCAAAAGTCCACTTTCATCCATTTTAGCTTCTGTAGAACTTTTACAAACCCATCCAAACGAATCAGATCGTCTTACAAAAAATATCCATGAGGAATCCAAACGAATTCAAAAACTCATTGAACAGATGTTGGAACTTACTTCTCTTGAGGGAAAAAAATCTATTTTGATAGAAGATCGAGTTTTGTTATTTGATTTAGTAAACGAAGTCATTACTAGTTTTCAAACGGAACTTCAGTGGAAATCTCTCCAAGGAATCATCATTTGTGAAAATAAACATTGGGAAGTAAAGGGGAATCGAAATTATTTGTTTTTAGCCATCGAAAATCTAATCAGAAACTCCATTGACTTTGCCAATGAAAAAGATACAATCACGATAAAAATTATAGAAGAATCAGATCAGAACCTAAAACTTTCCGTTTTGGATGAAGGACATACGATCCCTGATTATGCATTGAATCGGGTAACAGAAAAATTCTATTCCTTACCGAGACCAAATAACAACCGTAAGAGTTCTGGATTGGGACTGAGTATTGTGAGTCAAATTGTAGACCTTCACGGAGGAAAATTAGAGATTCAAAATCGAGTTCCTAAAGGCGTAGAAGTTTCACTTTTTTTCCCCAAGGCATAG
- the creD gene encoding cell envelope integrity protein CreD translates to MSKLQTSVNLRLAILGGMVLLFIIPLVMVGSLIEERSASRNQAVMEVGEKWGSNQTIVGPVLMVPYNLRIPKSGSSKEKDKWDYVTDYAYFLPEEMDSVVDMKTELRKRSIYEIPLYTSKVKISGKFSPIFSSDFPIDTTYIYWDDVRLVVSVSDLKGLGGEMKLNLAGKDKKFLPGTRSSYLHSGLNSAVSITEAGNSIPFEIQLEVKGSESFSVIPIGKKSKLVMSSDWKDPSFNGNLLPKDRSIHEEGFSAVWESSYFARSYPQIIHSMNDSILDTILNSGYGVGLVIPVDHYLKMERSVKYGLLFIVTSFALFFLMEVFGGVLLHPIQYVLIGSAMVLFYILNLSFSEHFGFLPAYILSSLAVTGLIGYYAINVLKNQKKGLITASYYLVLYSFLYVILASEEQALLLGSLALFMVLAAVMHFTRKVDWYQFGIKKES, encoded by the coding sequence ATGAGTAAATTACAAACTTCGGTAAACCTTCGGTTGGCCATCCTTGGCGGTATGGTTTTATTATTTATCATTCCCCTTGTTATGGTTGGTTCTTTGATTGAGGAGAGAAGTGCTTCGAGAAACCAAGCCGTTATGGAAGTGGGAGAAAAATGGGGATCTAACCAAACGATCGTAGGTCCTGTGTTAATGGTTCCATATAACCTTAGAATTCCAAAATCCGGTTCTTCTAAAGAAAAGGATAAGTGGGATTATGTAACGGATTATGCTTATTTTTTACCAGAGGAAATGGACTCTGTTGTAGATATGAAAACAGAACTTCGCAAAAGAAGTATCTATGAAATTCCGTTATACACAAGTAAGGTGAAAATCTCTGGTAAATTCTCTCCTATTTTTTCATCCGACTTTCCTATCGATACTACATATATTTACTGGGATGATGTTCGTTTGGTTGTTTCTGTTTCCGATTTGAAGGGGCTTGGCGGTGAGATGAAATTAAATTTAGCAGGTAAGGATAAAAAGTTTTTACCGGGAACGAGATCCTCTTATTTACATTCAGGACTAAACTCAGCTGTTTCCATCACAGAAGCTGGTAACTCCATCCCTTTCGAAATTCAATTAGAAGTTAAAGGTTCTGAATCATTTTCAGTAATCCCCATTGGTAAAAAATCTAAATTAGTTATGAGTTCTGATTGGAAGGACCCATCTTTTAATGGTAACCTTTTGCCTAAAGATCGTTCGATTCATGAAGAAGGATTTTCTGCAGTTTGGGAATCTTCTTACTTTGCAAGATCGTATCCACAAATCATCCATTCCATGAATGATTCCATTTTAGATACAATTTTGAATTCAGGATATGGAGTGGGCCTCGTGATTCCTGTGGATCATTATTTAAAAATGGAAAGGTCTGTGAAGTATGGACTTCTTTTTATCGTAACTAGTTTTGCTTTGTTCTTTCTTATGGAAGTGTTTGGAGGAGTTTTATTACATCCTATCCAATACGTTCTCATTGGAAGTGCGATGGTTTTGTTTTATATTCTAAACTTATCTTTTTCAGAACACTTTGGATTTTTACCAGCATACATTCTTTCGAGTTTGGCAGTGACAGGTCTTATCGGATACTATGCGATCAATGTATTAAAAAATCAAAAGAAGGGGCTTATCACCGCATCCTATTATCTTGTTTTGTATTCTTTTTTGTATGTGATTTTGGCTTCTGAAGAACAAGCTTTGCTTCTTGGATCTTTGGCTCTGTTTATGGTTCTCGCCGCAGTCATGCACTTCACTCGCAAAGTGGACTGGTACCAGTTCGGAATCAAAAAGGAAAGTTAA
- a CDS encoding response regulator: MRKILLIEDEPGIQETIQISLESEGFSVLLASTGKDGIKKVSNDLSVIILDVGLPDQNGFEVLKEIRKLYQTPVIFLTARNTELDKVLGLEIGADDYIVKPFSPRELLARIRAILRRTNPSQNLEDHKLRISLDKKLVYLNGQTLNLSPYEYKTMELFFKWPGRIFTREEIMDSVWTEPEDSFDRAVDTVIKNLRARFKEMEPDFDPIETRRGQGYGLKEKI, encoded by the coding sequence ATGAGAAAAATACTTCTGATAGAAGATGAACCGGGAATTCAAGAAACCATCCAAATTTCATTGGAATCAGAAGGTTTTTCTGTTTTGTTAGCTTCAACAGGAAAAGACGGAATCAAAAAAGTTTCGAATGATCTATCAGTGATTATACTTGATGTTGGTTTGCCTGACCAAAACGGATTTGAAGTTTTAAAAGAAATTAGAAAATTGTACCAAACGCCTGTTATCTTTTTAACAGCAAGAAATACGGAATTGGACAAAGTCCTTGGGCTCGAAATTGGGGCAGATGATTATATTGTAAAACCATTTAGTCCTAGGGAACTTTTGGCAAGGATTCGTGCAATTCTCCGAAGGACAAACCCATCACAAAATCTAGAAGATCATAAATTAAGAATTTCGTTGGATAAAAAGTTGGTTTATTTGAATGGACAAACACTGAATTTATCTCCTTACGAATACAAAACGATGGAATTATTTTTTAAATGGCCTGGTCGTATTTTTACTCGTGAAGAAATTATGGACAGTGTTTGGACAGAACCAGAAGATAGTTTCGACCGCGCTGTGGATACAGTCATCAAAAACCTCCGCGCAAGGTTCAAAGAAATGGAACCAGACTTCGACCCAATCGAAACAAGAAGGGGACAAGGTTATGGATTGAAGGAAAAAATATGA
- a CDS encoding DUF2007 domain-containing protein → MKLIYTSTDYTKVKVIESALAANQVKFMTKGEDLDVLDAMIPRHSNLIEIYVSDQDYSKALEIIENGSFSEDPPEEDKFPIQRYNRYRELTKLKAKKDTKFLLTIISGILFISNLYFLLLYALEKDKFNKYKKSMESELYEYSFDEDNYCTSTYYKKTRKLIQLSCYDKETDQILNQKTYDFSGVLTSESFNPYLTDFFTIQRSYDTKGVKTVEFADNDQDGEFDEYIIFDAKGSKQKRYLDKNKDYRFDESEIVD, encoded by the coding sequence ATGAAACTAATTTATACATCCACAGATTATACAAAAGTCAAAGTCATTGAATCAGCTCTGGCAGCCAACCAGGTTAAGTTTATGACGAAAGGGGAAGACCTGGACGTTTTAGATGCCATGATTCCCAGACATTCTAATTTAATTGAGATTTATGTTTCGGATCAAGACTACTCAAAAGCATTAGAGATTATTGAAAATGGATCCTTTTCGGAAGATCCTCCCGAAGAAGATAAATTTCCAATCCAAAGATACAATCGTTATCGGGAACTCACTAAGTTAAAAGCGAAAAAAGATACAAAATTTCTACTCACGATCATATCCGGAATTTTATTCATTTCGAATCTATATTTTCTTTTACTTTATGCTTTGGAAAAAGATAAGTTTAATAAATATAAAAAATCGATGGAAAGTGAATTGTATGAATATAGTTTTGATGAAGACAACTATTGTACATCTACTTATTATAAAAAAACACGAAAACTCATCCAACTTTCCTGTTATGACAAAGAAACAGATCAAATTTTAAATCAAAAAACTTATGATTTCAGTGGAGTATTAACCTCCGAATCTTTTAATCCGTATCTTACTGATTTTTTCACAATCCAAAGGTCTTATGATACAAAAGGCGTCAAAACAGTAGAGTTTGCAGACAATGACCAAGATGGTGAATTTGATGAGTATATTATCTTTGATGCAAAAGGATCCAAACAAAAAAGGTATTTGGACAAAAATAAGGATTATCGCTTTGATGAATCAGAGATCGTAGATTAG
- a CDS encoding methyl-accepting chemotaxis protein, whose amino-acid sequence MFSKFFASKNVMTISEDLFTEVMLRNNKRMFLSFLSILALANVATLSIKISGKGSEYLTYQSILIEFVLATSILIVGFLLSTKLKTHWASSYISITGVTLCLLVFQYVIYGATELAATFYISFVLSVLYFNRNASIYNFILIIVSEIVLFVLRPELIPGGPRSNIIVRFLIFVWVGIGATVGATATRTLLNLAVEKQKEAKTALENLLNMAKTILQTIDLMKQQIRNQDTISEELKQISEHQASSLSEISSSLKELSSKADSNNKIAKSLYNESEVSIQSVNDLKAINETVQTGTGRIYKNLDVVMGYSNDTSEHIHLSINKFNILKEKSTEISDFVSVINDIADKVNLLSLNASIEAARAGDHGRGFAVVAEEISKLAAATTRNSKEISKIIQENLSLIGESSELINRSSSMMGKLDSAIGVIKDEITGVGSKIVEIDKAIETIDNLNTRIYETSKTIENSTNFQKIATEESTKITADISEYATSIVEISKQISESSKSTGGIIVQLDSMAKEMTN is encoded by the coding sequence TTGTTTTCTAAATTTTTTGCTTCCAAAAACGTGATGACCATTTCTGAAGATCTCTTCACAGAAGTGATGTTACGAAACAACAAACGGATGTTCTTGTCCTTTCTTTCTATATTGGCTCTTGCCAACGTTGCTACACTTTCCATCAAAATTTCAGGAAAAGGTTCGGAATACCTAACTTACCAAAGCATTCTCATTGAATTTGTATTGGCTACTTCTATTTTGATTGTTGGATTTTTACTTTCTACCAAGTTAAAAACACATTGGGCTTCTAGTTACATTTCGATTACAGGTGTTACCTTATGTTTACTTGTTTTCCAATATGTAATTTATGGGGCCACAGAACTTGCCGCTACTTTTTATATCTCCTTTGTTTTAAGTGTATTGTACTTCAATCGTAATGCTTCTATTTATAATTTTATTCTAATTATTGTTTCTGAGATTGTATTATTTGTATTACGACCTGAATTGATTCCCGGAGGCCCGAGAAGTAATATCATTGTTAGGTTTTTAATTTTTGTTTGGGTGGGGATCGGAGCCACTGTGGGAGCAACGGCAACCAGAACACTTTTAAACTTAGCTGTTGAAAAACAAAAAGAAGCAAAAACGGCCTTAGAGAATTTACTAAACATGGCTAAAACCATCCTTCAAACCATCGATCTGATGAAACAACAAATCAGAAATCAAGATACAATTTCGGAAGAACTAAAACAAATTTCGGAACACCAAGCATCTTCCCTTTCTGAAATCTCAAGTTCTTTAAAAGAATTATCATCCAAAGCAGATTCGAATAATAAAATCGCCAAATCGTTGTATAACGAGTCGGAAGTATCCATTCAATCTGTAAATGATCTAAAAGCCATTAATGAAACGGTCCAAACAGGAACAGGAAGGATTTATAAAAATTTAGATGTTGTGATGGGTTATTCCAATGATACCTCGGAACATATCCATCTTTCTATCAATAAGTTCAATATTCTAAAAGAAAAAAGTACAGAAATTTCTGACTTTGTCTCTGTAATCAATGACATTGCCGACAAAGTAAATTTGTTATCTTTAAATGCTTCCATCGAAGCTGCAAGAGCGGGGGATCATGGCCGAGGGTTTGCCGTTGTCGCAGAAGAAATATCGAAGTTAGCTGCTGCAACCACTCGTAATTCTAAAGAAATTTCAAAGATCATCCAAGAGAATCTTTCTCTCATCGGTGAAAGTAGCGAACTCATCAACAGGTCTTCTAGTATGATGGGAAAACTGGATTCAGCCATTGGTGTGATTAAAGATGAGATCACTGGCGTTGGTAGCAAAATTGTAGAAATCGACAAAGCTATCGAAACCATCGACAATCTAAACACAAGGATCTACGAAACAAGTAAAACCATCGAAAACTCTACGAATTTCCAAAAGATCGCTACGGAAGAGTCTACAAAAATCACAGCCGACATTTCAGAATACGCAACGAGCATAGTCGAAATTTCCAAACAAATCTCAGAAAGTAGTAAATCCACCGGAGGAATCATTGTTCAGCTGGATTCTATGGCCAAAGAGATGACAAATTAA
- a CDS encoding TRL-like family protein codes for MKMKLVFISLLSVFLFANCAIGPTHGFIFSSTKFAGTFNPENNVKATKEAKGCQFTLLHIFSAGDAGAGYIANKNGISKIATIDHSSLSILTGLFRNYCTIVSGE; via the coding sequence ATGAAAATGAAATTAGTATTTATTTCTCTATTATCTGTATTTCTATTCGCAAATTGTGCGATAGGCCCAACTCACGGGTTCATTTTTTCCTCTACAAAATTTGCAGGAACATTCAACCCTGAAAACAATGTAAAGGCAACTAAAGAAGCAAAAGGATGCCAATTCACTTTGTTACATATTTTCAGTGCGGGTGATGCTGGTGCTGGTTATATTGCAAACAAAAATGGAATTAGCAAAATTGCAACGATTGACCATTCTTCCCTTTCTATTTTGACCGGTTTATTCCGTAACTATTGTACAATTGTATCTGGAGAATAA
- a CDS encoding TRL domain-containing protein — MKYVLLAIFSLAFFTNCLTTPVPGVLFNATSQHVVADATGNTLTSAKVEKSGKSCSFSFFLANYIFFGAGHSIDEAAKSGGIKKIAVIDRESVSLLTGLFYRECLVVWGE, encoded by the coding sequence ATGAAATACGTTTTGCTTGCAATTTTTAGTTTGGCTTTTTTTACAAACTGTTTGACTACTCCTGTTCCTGGTGTTCTATTCAATGCTACAAGTCAACACGTTGTAGCTGATGCAACAGGAAACACTTTAACATCTGCTAAAGTAGAAAAATCAGGGAAATCCTGCAGTTTTTCCTTTTTTCTTGCAAACTACATCTTTTTTGGAGCTGGACATTCAATTGACGAAGCTGCAAAAAGTGGTGGAATCAAAAAAATCGCAGTGATTGATAGAGAGTCTGTTTCTCTTCTCACTGGTCTTTTCTATCGCGAGTGTTTAGTTGTTTGGGGAGAATAA